The sequence AAGACGATGCCGAGTTTGTGGTGTTTTCCGAGTACTCGTTCAATAACGTCCGGGGAGAGGCAGTCCCTCTCAACCTGCTGCTGAGAGATGCCGGCCTGGCGGTCACGCGCACTATAGCAGGCAAGGAATACCTGGATTTTGAGCTGAGCACCGCCTTTGCAATGGTAGATCACCAAATTGCCCATATCTATGTCAAGGGAGGCGAAGAGGGAAGAGTCAGAAAAATCCTTGAGGATGCGGACGGCGTTGAGACCGTGCTCCAATCGGCTGAGGAAAAATCCGCTGCAGGTATAAACCACTCTCGCAGCGGCGAGCTGATAGCCATCTCTGAAGTCGACCGATGGTTTTCGTACTACTGGTGGCACGAGCCAGAAAAGGCACCAGGGTTCTCAAGGCGGGTCGATATTCACCGAAAACCGGGATACGATCCTGTCGAGCTGTTCTTTGACCCAAAGAGCAAGAGCATTCCACTTGATACGACCCTGGTCAAAGGCTCGCATGGAAGAAAGGCAAATGTGGAAACCGGTGAAGGGCTCTCCGCATTTGTGTCGAGCAGAAAATCTGGCAGCGGCGACAAGATTGTAAAGTGTACTGATGTGGCCGGCGCCATCCTTGGATAAACAGATAGTGGAAGCAATGGGCGTAAAATATGCAGTTACGCTTGCTTCCTTTAAGGACCTTGAGCCGATTGAAAAGACTCTGGCGCGAATATCTCCTATTGGGTTTGACGCCGTCGAGGTTTACGGTGAACCAGACCTGCTCAACGCAGGCAAACTGAGAGGAGAGCTCGGAAAGTTCCAGACAGATGTCTGCGGCATTACGGGAGTATGGGGTGCGAGCGCCCGTTCTGGAAATGACCGTCTGCTGTTAACGTCGGACAACGCTAAACTAAAGTCTGCGGAAAAATACGTCCGGGATTGCGTCAAACTATGCGCGGAACTCGGCGGCAGGCACATGAACGTCTGCCTTTTTGCCGACACAGAACTATCCGTATACGAGAAAACGCACCTCTTCGTTGCGCCCGAGACAAAGCTCCGGATTTACAAACATGCCTTGCCCACGCTCAAAGGACTCGCCACCTTCGCCCATGAGTATGGCGTAAGCCTGTTCCTGGAACCGCTAAACAGGTATAGTACCCCTTTTTGCAGTTCTGCCCAAGACGCGCTGGCCGTTTCCGACATGCTCGGCGTTGAAAGTTTCGGAGTAATGCTCGACACCTTTCACATGAATATTGAAGAAGACTCGTTTGACAGGGCGATCCGCCTTTCAGGCAAAAGGCTCAGACATGTGCACCTTGCCGACAACAACCGCAAGATGCCCGGCTTTGCGCACATTGACTTCTCGACAATAATTAGAGCCCTTGACGGAATCAATTACTCTGGCTACATGACGTTCGAGCCGACTATTGCCAGCGCCGATGGCTACGAGGACTCGCTCAAAAAAGGACTTCAGTTTATCCAGTCATTAAGCAAACAGTCATCGCTATCTTAGGAAAATTAGGTCCGCAACTCCTGCTCGGATTTTCCTCTTGACCGGTTCCGAGTCTCGCGCTGTGGTTAAAGTTTTGGGCGTTGTGGCTGACCGCCTGGCCTACGAATTCAGGGTCTCAACCACGTCCAAGACAAGCGCATGATCCTTGAGGCCGATATTTGGGTCGCATTTTACAAAATTTGGAAGCTCGCCCAAGTCCATGTCATCGACAACGCACCAGCGAAAATCCGGGCTTTCGGTACGGCTTGTGTTCGCCTCCGCTGACAGCCAATCAAGGATCTCCTGGGCCCTCCTCCCATGAGAAGCCAGCGAACGAGCATCTGCAACTGATAATGAAATTGAAACTTTCCTGATTCCGTTCCAGGCAAATATCTCCTGAAGCTGTTCCAGGGTGTACTCGTTCTGCCATGATGATGTAATCACAATACTGCACCCCGTCTTTTCGATTATCTCGTTGAGCCCCCTGACACATTCTTTGTTGAGAGGGTCAGAGTTGTAGAGCCCGCTGCAGCTTGACAAGCCGAGAAACAACACGCCGTCGATATCGAGAAAGAGGACTTTATTCAAGGGTTGGCGTTTTGGATGCGGCAGCCTGCTTTCTTGTGATGGACCAGTCTTGAGAGAGCCTTTGGCCATTATTATCACCTGCGAAAAGCAAGAGTCAAGAGTTTGTTATGCGACATGGATCTGGTCTAGGATAGCTCGCGGACAGGTATTAAAGCAGTTGTACGCCGTACGTTCGGTTAAAGACAATAGTCCATTCTAAGTGGGATGATTGCGGCCTGCACTGTGTATCCCTTCTGTGGCGTCCTGTGGACAAAAATTGGCTCGCGTTATCTTTGGGCGATTACAATCCCCGCAAGTGCCGCCCGATGCAAATCGCTTTAACAAGTGGGCTTTCGAGAACGTAAGACTGCGAGACGGTTGATACGGAATTTTGCTCCTGTGGATGTTCCAGCAAAATGAGAATGGAGATCGCCACGGACTATCCAATCATTAAATACGTTCTGGCGCGGCTTGTATACGTACGGACTTGAGCGTGCCGTTATGCGTCGCTGATTGTTGCAGTATAATGAATGAAAACGGGCTGGCAAAATACTTATGGTGACAAGGGGCTCCTCACGAGGTGATGCAAGGTCTTACGAGTTTCGTGCATACGTGATATTTTCCTCGCTTCTGCTCTTGAGCGTCCTGGCAGTTAAGCAGGACGTTCTGGTCCAGTTAGAGTCAAGGCTAGCGGCGCACATGATTGTCGAGCATGCAATTTTCTTTCTTATAGGTGCACTATCGGTTCTGTCAGCCGAGACAATAATGAAGCTCTTGACGCTGAGAAGCGCGAACACTCCGGGTCGGGGTCTGGGACCGGCGCGATTGCAGCCCCTTGACGTTTGGCGTTCTATGCTGCGGTTGCTTTATGGCCATATCCCCGGTGTAGTGTGGATAGCTGCTGCAGTCGCATTGATGGCTTTCTGGCACCTGCAATACTTTTTTGTGCTTGCCGTTCTTCATCCGCAGATTCATGCGCTTCAACATCTTTCCTTCATAGCTGTTGGAGCCGCCGGTTTTATCGCGACCAGAAATATTGGCGATTCGTTCAGGATTGCTCTCTTGCTTCTTGTAATTGGAATGATGGGATTTGCAGGCCTG is a genomic window of Nitrososphaera sp. containing:
- a CDS encoding sugar phosphate isomerase/epimerase, translated to MDKQIVEAMGVKYAVTLASFKDLEPIEKTLARISPIGFDAVEVYGEPDLLNAGKLRGELGKFQTDVCGITGVWGASARSGNDRLLLTSDNAKLKSAEKYVRDCVKLCAELGGRHMNVCLFADTELSVYEKTHLFVAPETKLRIYKHALPTLKGLATFAHEYGVSLFLEPLNRYSTPFCSSAQDALAVSDMLGVESFGVMLDTFHMNIEEDSFDRAIRLSGKRLRHVHLADNNRKMPGFAHIDFSTIIRALDGINYSGYMTFEPTIASADGYEDSLKKGLQFIQSLSKQSSLS
- a CDS encoding HAD domain-containing protein, encoding MAKGSLKTGPSQESRLPHPKRQPLNKVLFLDIDGVLFLGLSSCSGLYNSDPLNKECVRGLNEIIEKTGCSIVITSSWQNEYTLEQLQEIFAWNGIRKVSISLSVADARSLASHGRRAQEILDWLSAEANTSRTESPDFRWCVVDDMDLGELPNFVKCDPNIGLKDHALVLDVVETLNS